The genome window TGCTGAACATCGCCCGGATCGCAACTGCCTTTGCCTCACACACTGCAGCGCGTGATTCGCGAAGTGAGTGCATCAGGTGATGGTACCTTACTTCCCATAGCGTCAGTCGGGCTCGACAATCTCTGGCATCGGCCAAGGTGGATCGATGCCAGAGGCACTGTTCACTGCCGTCCACGCCCGCCGCTCCATGTCCTTGAGCTGTTCCATGAACTTGTCATCATCTCGAGGCAAGTTTAGCTCTTCGCGTAGCGCACTCACCAGCTTGACAATTGCACGCTGGACGGGCCGAAGCTTGCCAAAGGTCGCTTGAAACGTTTCCATTCGCATCAAGGCGGTATCGCCCATGGCCTGCTGCTGGGCGAGTTCAAGCGCCTTAACGTATTCATGGGCCTTTACCGCTAGGTCGCCCAATTTCGCCTGCTCTTCCGAACTCGCATTCCTCGCCTTAGCGTCGGTGAATTGAGAAACTAGGCGGCGAGCCTCGCCCTCTGCAAATGCAATATCTTCCCGTCGCCGACGTATCGGTTCCATTGCTATGCGAATCGGATAGGACGTGGTCATCTCGTGGAAAAATACCTCTGCGAAGTCGCTTGCGAGATCTCGTGAAAGGTGAGCGGCCTCTGCATCTGCAACTAGCCAAATCTTCGCGTTGGCCTTTAAAAACGATTGGAAGCCGTCCGCATCGTTACCAGCGTTCAAAGGCCGATCTGGCAGGCCACCGATGTATCCAAGAAGCGCATGAGTCTCTTCTACCGCCTTCGCGTAGACCTCTCGGCGAATGGTCGCTTTTCGATCCTCGTCCTTCTGCTTTGCGTCATGTTCCCGCTGCCGATTTGCCTCAAAATTATCATGCTCGTGCTGCATCGCCAATAGCCGCAGGCTGTTTTTGCTTGACGCCCGGGTCGTGAACGCTGCGACACCGGACGCCACGACAGCACTAATCAGCCCTGACCAGATAATCCAGGGGGCACCCAGCCACCCCGTCGATACTGCCTGAACTGCTTGGACTGCTGCTGTGGCCATGTATTCTCTCCAGATGGTGGCAGTGTTGCGGTACCGACGAGGATTGGTCGGCAGGACGACGCGCAAGCTGCTTGTCGCATTCGGCAATGCATACGCAGTGTTCAACGCCGACACCACAAACCAGCAGCGCGGCCGTGCTTTAAGAACGATTTCGATAATCCATTGTACCGTAGGGGGGGGACCCATACGAGGCATACTGTGGACTAACGTTTAATCTTCGCCCCGCTCATCTTCAGGCGAAACGCCACTTTTCACTTATCGTGAGCAGACCGTGATGGAATGCGAGTCGGCGCCGTCGATTGCAAGCTCATTTGCAGATAGCGTGAGCGCGGGCGCGCCGGTATTTGCAGCTAATTTGAGCCGAAAACTGTATCGAATACGAGCACGCCCGTTTTCAAACGTGAGCCGCTACATCTACCTACGCGCATAACGAAAACCTGACAATCCACTATTCGCCGGCGAATGCTCAACGCCTTGAGCGCCATGGGTTGGCGCCTGAGGCGGCACCGGACAAGTCGGGTGCGAAAAAGGCGTAGCCGAAAAGCCATATACTTTAGCGGCTAAATTTGTGCGATTTCAGGTTTTTTCTGCTAGAGCTACCTTTCAAATCAAAGAAATAATATTCTTTTTCAGTAAATCTTCCAATGTGGCATTGATTGCCTCCGGTGTATGCTCCGCTAAACTCACGCGCAGCAGGCCGACTGACAGATTGCGACGTTCCGCCAACACACCTATGGCGTCGATGTCGCACTGACTGCGGCGACTCAGTGATCCATTGAGTCGTAGATAGCGTCGATCCAGGTTCGTGTCCAGGTTGCTACAAAGTCGAATCTGCCTGGTGTCGTGTAACGGCACAATACGCTCGGTCGTGAAGCGCTCCAGATTAAAAGGCGTCACAACCCGCTCGGCCAACAAACGTTCAAGCCGAAATTCTTCGTAGTGCAAGGGATTCGCAATAGCGTTGCGCATGAGCTCAGCGAGCGTGTCCAGATCAGTTTGGTCCATGCCATCGAGGTGCGCCGATCTACGTGCAAGTAATACCTCCGGCAAGTATTTGCTGGCGCACCACGCCGCATATTCCATCATGTTCGGATAATACATACCGACGGTGACATGAAATGATACATGGTCCATCGGCGTGGCTACGTGCCACCAGCCTCGCGGCAAATACATGACATCGCCCGCTTCCAGCACACCGTCAAACACAGCCTCTTCAGGGCAAGTGCGCTTGACGTTCTGACTGGTCTGCGAGCGCAAGGGAAGTGGTAGGGTCGGTTCGAACACTTGCCAGCGCTTTGTTCCGAACAGCTGAATCACGAATACATCGTGGGTATCCCAGTGCTTGCCAAACGTGCCGCTGCCTGTGTATGAGAGATAGGCGTTGGCGGCAACATTGCCTCCCGCAAAGTCAGCAACTTCCATGCAAAGCCCCTTGATATAAGGCGAATAAACCTCGATGCGGTTAAAAATTGCCGTGGCGCCGGCCCCCATCAGCCCATAGAATTGCTCTTTTTTGAGGCGTCGACGCTTCACCCCAAATTCGTCGCAATCCTCAGCATACACATCCTCGTCAAGGGTGCCCTCGTGCAACAATTTAAATTGAGGTAAAGCAGGTTCCACCAAGTACAGCAATCCGTTAATGAAATCCCAAGAGACGTCGCCGACGTCGGCAGCTGAGCGCAGAAGCAAGAACTGTTTTTCGAAATATGTGGATAAAAATTCTTCGCGCCCAACACAAAAATTGATCATGTGAAACCATCTCTCGTTTAAGTATCAGAAGCGCGGTCAGCATCCACCGCGCAAAATTATTTAGCGTAAAAGTCCTGGTGACTCAAGCTGTTTCGTCGCCATCTTCGGTGGCCGGGGGATTGGGTTCAATGGGAAAAACCACGGTAACGATGCCCTCCTTCTCATGTGGTTGCCACCATGCAAGGTAGTCGAACATATGGTCAGTGCCCGGTCCCGGTGGGGCGTCACCAACTTCTGCACGGGTATGCACATGCGGCTCAAAGCAGGCATTGTTAAAGATCTTCACCCCAGGTGAGTTGGCCCAGTTCGTGTAGCTATTGCCATCGTGGTGCTTCAGATACATATATTGTTCCAGCCCAAGATTGCCCCGATCACTCGGCGCCAACGCGTTGTACCGCGCGGAATATTTATTCATGTCGTCGTAAAACGCGCTAATTTGCGCATCAACGCTAGTGATGCTGCCTGTATGATGCAAGCTGTTCCAGGTCGGCTGATCGTACTGGAAGATGCCGACGTGTCCTGTCCCGGCACGCGCACCCAACTGGTCGCCCAGCGACGACTCAATAAATGCGCTCTTGAGTGCGTAGTCGATCATCGCGCCACTAAAACCGCGCACTGCGCCAGCCTGGATGATGCGATTTAACATGTCCTTCTGGCTGGTGCCGAGATTATTTGCATTTGGACAATCCATTATTTTTTCCCTTTACATGTCAGATCATTGAATGCCGGATAGCCAGCCTCCGGTAATTTCTGCGCCCATTCCTTCAGGAAAATACGCGCATCTTGGCGCTGCTGGAACTGTCCCCTCTTGACGAGTTGGATTTCCAAATAGGCCAATTCTTTGCAGACAAAACTGCGATCTTGCGTGGCAAGCAGCATCGCCAGCATCTCTTCAGCCGCAGGTTTTCCTATTTCACTTTGTTTCATCGACGCGTAGCGCTGTGCATATATGGGTGCTGCAGAACTGCTAAAGTCCGGCCGGAAGCCAAAACCGGCATCGTCTTCATGAAGCCGGTACACAATAGGAAAGTAGCGCGGCCCCGTCAATTTTGGGTAGAGATCGCGCCGCATGACCACCCCGAAGATGCGGCCATGCTGAT of Janthinobacterium sp. PAMC25594 contains these proteins:
- a CDS encoding cupin domain-containing protein, with the protein product MINFCVGREEFLSTYFEKQFLLLRSAADVGDVSWDFINGLLYLVEPALPQFKLLHEGTLDEDVYAEDCDEFGVKRRRLKKEQFYGLMGAGATAIFNRIEVYSPYIKGLCMEVADFAGGNVAANAYLSYTGSGTFGKHWDTHDVFVIQLFGTKRWQVFEPTLPLPLRSQTSQNVKRTCPEEAVFDGVLEAGDVMYLPRGWWHVATPMDHVSFHVTVGMYYPNMMEYAAWCASKYLPEVLLARRSAHLDGMDQTDLDTLAELMRNAIANPLHYEEFRLERLLAERVVTPFNLERFTTERIVPLHDTRQIRLCSNLDTNLDRRYLRLNGSLSRRSQCDIDAIGVLAERRNLSVGLLRVSLAEHTPEAINATLEDLLKKNIISLI